The proteins below are encoded in one region of Triticum aestivum cultivar Chinese Spring chromosome 1B, IWGSC CS RefSeq v2.1, whole genome shotgun sequence:
- the LOC123119568 gene encoding uncharacterized protein, with protein sequence MARGGGGGVEFRPPPEMAMEEMDRQPVVVSEARILRMEIASLVNLLIEKQSDVLSYDPEIVRKITSLRNEIACQKLARERKALVTEVKRTVPRRRKKFYAVRRVAEKEIMADQESVDLPNSDTHSVTSQVSCIPEQLPEPCDQKEIDSENNKSASRFKSNFEHVYSPYGIEDEGVRLNRQFSHILQQADALCDEMASIASILRKISVPIISYYDVSDLCNTAQSLSRISNSILYNSMNADKQMAVQYAEDQRTKEEMTDQMGKGKSSTHCLEKQRTEEEVDVSITDLTDHTADDGQLTDDEGDHFVGADLISCLSNQMTAYMDDGQSSAETHESRMMDKGKSISEGKSSMETHASRMLDMMVLVSDDKSESDGMTNLCKYYKMLEFEDEKVLGKMTAENLRMYYKFRTELLKMEASLREFREQNEKDDLRWEQDKKDALSCCRTDPTPFSLQDAVGEEGEEEGEEEEVTEFTESDKEEMEMEDRLFSGKREVWESAWGCCGEFEDSTAVSPMHVTHCTPGLIPYAARSVSTLQIYSLKIVGTDGKLKLPLHVYGVVAARDTVDYNRNILFFRRREDCQKLTPEDPFLHLTGPSRAIVAVDHVDFEVQLKVKGATRSSDRALISRCCTYSGGYHEGLDTALISNCFCTVELSLERLAKTVQATTLSVRVVEGGPWPFEYGGRIVCSSPPQEVMDSLARQVVLVDSRSSDGGEMPMGTDGYLDLSRHVVSVELEESLQFVIQAYSQSGDAIARQGRVKFRAEYCNVSRGICEIGDSKVEITVAWSKLVTKRMDILLEGHV encoded by the exons atggcgcgcggcggcggcggcggagtcgagTTTCGGCCGCCTCCTGAGATGGCGATGGAAGAGATGGATCGGCAGCCTGTCGTTGTTTCCGAAGCAAGAATCCTGAGGATGGAGATTGCGTCCCTGGTGAACTTGCTCATCGAGAAACAATCTGACGTTCTTTCCTACGATCCCGAGATCGTGAGGAAGATCACGTCCCTGAGGAACGAGATCGCGTGCCAGAAGCTGGCCAGGGAGCGCAAAGCCTTGGTTACGGAGGTCAAACGCACAGTGCCGCGGAGGCGCAAAAAGTTTTATGCAGTGCGGAGGGTCGCTGAGAAGGAGATCATGGCCGATCAGGAGAGCGTGGATCTGCCTAACTCCGATACGCATAGTGTGACCTCCCAAGTCAGTTGCATCCCCGAGCAGTTGCCCGAGCCCTGCGACCAGAAGGAGATCGACTCGGAGAATAACAAATCAGCTTCCAGATTCAAATCCAACTTCGAGCATGTATATTCACCCTACGGTATTGAGGACGAGGGAGTGCGCCTAAACCGCCAATTCAGTCATATATTGCAGCAGGCGGATGCCTTGTGTGACGAGATGGCATCTATAGCATCTATTCTGAGGAAAATCAGTGTCCCCATCATCTCCTATTACGATGTCTCCGATCTGTGTAACACAGCGCAGAGTTTATCGAGGATCTCCAATAGTATAttgtataatagcatgaatgctgaTAAACAGATGGCGGTCCAATATGCTGAGGACCAGAGGACCAAGGAGGAGATGACCGATCAGATGGGCAAAGGCAAATCCAGCACCCACTGTCTTGAGAAGCAGAGGACCGAGGAAGAGGTGGATGTATCTATAACAGATTTGACTGACCATACCGCTGATGATGGCCAGTTGACAGATGATGAGGGTGACCATTTTGTGGGAGCAGATCTGATAAGTTGCCTTTCCAACCAGATGACTGCGTACATGGATGATGGCCAATCAAGCGCCGAGACGCATGAGTCGAGGATGATGGATAAAGGCAAATCAATTAGTGAAGGCAAGTCAAGCATGGAGACACATGCGTCGAGGATGTTGGATATGATGGTGCTGGTTTCTGATGATAAGAGTGAGTCGGATGGTATGACCAACTTGTGCAAATATTACAAGATGCTCGAATTTGAGGATGAGAAGGTGTTGGGCAAGATGACTGCTGAGAATTTAAGGATGTATTACAAATTTCGTACGGAGCTATTAAAGATGGAAGCCAGCTTACGCGAGTTCCGGGAGCAGAATGAAAAGGATGACCTGAGGTGGGAGCAGGATAAAAAGGACGCACTGAGCTGTTGCAGAACAGACCCGACCCCCTTCTCACTTCAGGACGCggtaggggaggagggggaggaggagggggaggaggaggaggtgacagaATTCACAGAATCAGACaaagaggagatggagatggaggacAGGTTGTTTTCTGGAAAACGTGAAGTCTGGGAATCCGCATGGGGATGCTGTGGTGAATTTGAAGACAGTA CCGCAGTGAGTCCTATGCACGTTACACATTGCACGCCGGGACTGATCCCGTACGCCGCTCGCTCTGTGAGCACCTTGCAGATCTACTCCTTGAAGATTGTTGGAACAGATGGAAAGTTGAAGTTACCACTCCATGTGTATGGTGTTGTTGCTGCCCGAGACACCGTGGACTACAACCGCAACATTCTCTTCTTTAGGCGAAGGGAAGACTGTCAAAAACTCACTCCAGAG GATCCATTTTTGCACTTGACTGGCCCGTCCCGTGCCATCGTGGCTGTGGACCATGTTGACTTCGAAGTCCAACTGAAAGTAAAGGGTGCAACAAGGTCCAGCGACAGAGCATTGATCAGTCGTTGCTGCACTTATTCTGGTGGTTATCATGAAGGTTTAGATACCGCTCTCATCAGCAACTGCTTTTGCACGGTAGAGTTAAGCTTGGAGCGACTCGCAAAGACAGTCCAGGCTACCACCTTAAGTGTCCGTGTTGTTGAAGGGGGACCTTGGCCTTTTGAATATGGTGGTCGGATTGTGTGCTCCTCACCACCACAGGAAGTTATGGACTCCCTGGCCAGGCAAGTTGTGTTGGTTGATTCTCGTTCTTCTGATGGTGGAGAAATGCCAATGGGCACAGATGGCTACCTTGATCTGTCAAGGCATGTTGTTTCTGTAGAACTGGAAGAAAGCCTGCAATTTGTTATACAAGCCTACTCGCAGTCTGGTGATGCTATTGCTAGACAAGGTCGTGTCAAGTTCAGGGCCGAATATTGCAATGTAAGTCGAGGTATATGTGAGATTGGTGACTCTAAGGTGGAGATTACTGTTGCTTGGTCCAAACTTGTTACCAAAAGGATGGATATCCTCTTAGAAGGGCATGTTTGA